Proteins encoded together in one Juglans regia cultivar Chandler chromosome 9, Walnut 2.0, whole genome shotgun sequence window:
- the LOC108990866 gene encoding geraniol 8-hydroxylase-like, translating into MDFLSGIIYLCLSWTLIQALRIFRRSKAIPKKLPPGPKPFPVIGNLFALGDKPHKSLSKLAQTHGPIMSLKLGQVTTVIISSAHTAKQVLHTHDQLLSNRTVPDALRAHKHNEYGMPWMPISTQWRSLRKLCNNQLFSNKILDANQDIRYKKVQELLAEIRQSSVTGEVVDIGRAAFKTVLNLLSNTVFSVDLADPNSETATVFKEIAWNIMIEAGKPNLADYFPMLQKIDPQGIRQRMTVHFGKLIGLFDRMISQRLQLRKMPGYITNNDMLDTLLNISEENNDEMDKTKIRSLFLDLFVAGTDTTSATLEWAMVELLHNPETLSKAKAELEQVIGKGNPVEESDIIRLPYLQAIIKETFRLHPAIPFLLPRKAEADVEIDGYIIPKNAQLLVNAWAIGREPSLWDNADSFMPERFFGSEIDVRGRNFELIPFGGGRRICPGLPLAIRMLHLMLGSLIHSFDWKLEDGFEKEDMNMEDKFGLSLQIAHPVKAVPIPV; encoded by the exons ATGGATTTCTTAAGCGGAATCATCTATCTCTGCCTCTCATGGACCTTAATCCAAGCCTTACGCATATTTCGAAGAAGCAAAGCGATTCCCAAAAAGCTTCCTCCAGGTCCCAAACCTTTTCCGGTCATCGGAAACTTGTTTGCTCTCGGCGATAAACCGCACAAGTCCCTCTCCAAGCTTGCCCAGACTCATGGCCCCATAATGAGCCTAAAGCTTGGCCAAGTAACCACCGTAATCATCTCTTCAGCGCACACGGCTAAACAAGTCCTCCATACACACGACCAACTCCTGTCCAACCGAACCGTCCCGGACGCGCTCCGAGCCCACAAACATAACGAGTACGGCATGCCCTGGATGCCCATTTCGACCCAGTGGAGAAGCCTTCGTAAGCTGTGTAACAACCAACTATTCTCCAACAAAATACTCGATGCCAACCAAGATATCCGCTATAAGAAAGTGCAAGAGCTCCTTGCCGAAATACGTCAGAGCAGTGTAACCGGCGAGGTAGTAGATATCGGCAGGGCGGCTTTCAAGACTGTGCTTAATCTGTTATCGAACACCGTTTTCTCAGTGGATTTAGCCGACCCAAATTCTGAAACTGCTACAGTGTTCAAGGAGATTGCCTGGAATATCATGATTGAAGCAGGGAAACCAAACTTGGCAGATTATTTTCCTATGCTCCAAAAGATCGACCCCCAAGGCATAAGGCAGCGCATGACAGTTCATTTTGGGAAGCTAATAGGACTCTTTGACCGCATGATCAGTCAACGGTTGCAGTTGAGAAAAATGCCTGGTTATATCACCAATAATGACATGTTAGATACCCTTCTCAACATCAGTGAAGAGAACAACGACGAGATGGACAAAACTAAGATACGAAGTTTGTTCCTG GACCTATTTGTTGCGGGCACTGATACAACTTCCGCCACACTAGAATGGGCAATGGTAGAGCTACTCCACAACCCAGAAACTTTGTCAAAAGCCAAAGCAGAATTGGAACAGGTAATTGGCAAAGGCAACCCAGTAGAGGAATCGGATATCATCCGGCTGCCGTACTTGCAAGCAATAATCAAAGAAACATTCCGGTTGCACCCAGCAATTCCTTTTTTACTGCCGAGGAAGGCCGAAGCAGATGTGGAAATCGACGGCTATATTATCCCAAAGAATGCACAGTTGCTGGTGAATGCATGGGCTATAGGACGAGAACCGAGTTTATGGGACAATGCAGATTCATTTATGCCGGAGAGGTTTTTTGGGTCAGAAATTGACGTTAGAGGGAGGAACTTTGAGCTTATACCGTTTGGTGGGGGAAGAAGAATATGTCCTGGTTTGCCATTGGCAATACGAATGTTGCACTTAATGTTAGGTTCGCTTATCCACTCCTTCGATTGGAAGCTTGAAGATGGGTTTGAAAAAGAGGACATGAACATGGAAGATAAGTTTGGCTTAAGTTTACAGATTGCTCATCCAGTGAAAGCTGTCCCTATTCCAGTCTGA
- the LOC108990853 gene encoding geraniol 8-hydroxylase-like, giving the protein MDFLSSIIYLSLAWTLIQTFRMFTRSKAVPRKIPPGPKPFPVIGNLFDLAVDKPYNSIVELAQIYGPIMSLKLGQVTTVIISSEHMAKQVLQTHDQLLSNRTVPDALRVHKHDEYGLPWMPISAQWRNLRKICNGKLFANKILDANQAVRYDKVQALLSETRQSSLIGEAVDIGRAASKTALSMLSNTIFSVDLADPNSDTAREFKETARDITTVAGKPNLVDLFPILKKIDPQGVRHRMAVHLGKLMDIFDRMISERLQLRKVSGYITNKDMLDTLLNISEENSEELDKAKMKSLFVDLFVGGTDTTSATLEWAMAELLHNPDVVSKAKAELEQVIGKGNPVEESDITRLPYVQAIIKETFRLHPAFPFLVPRKAEADVEVDGYVIPKGAQVLVNVWGIGRDPSTWENVNSFMPERFLGSEIDVKGRHFELIPFGGGRRICPGMPLAMRMLHLMLGSLIHNFDWKLDDGVKLEDISMEGKFGLTYQIGNPVRVVPIQI; this is encoded by the exons ATGGATTTCTTGAGCAGTATCATATATCTTTCCCTCGCCTGGACCCTGATCCAAACCTTCCGAATGTTTACAAGAAGCAAAGCAGTTCCCAGAAAGATTCCACCAGGTCCTAAACCTTTTCCGGTAATCGGAAACCTCTTCGATCTCGCTGTTGACAAACCCTACAACTCCATTGTCGAGCTTGCCCAGATTTATGGCCCCATAATGAGCTTAAAGCTAGGCCAAGTAACCACAGTGATCATTTCTTCAGAGCACATGGCTAAACAAGTTCTTCAAACACACGACCAACTCCTGTCCAACCGAACCGTCCCGGACGCGCTCCGAGTCCACAAACATGACGAGTACGGCTTGCCCTGGATGCCCATTTCAGCCCAGTGGAGAAATCTTCGTAAGATATGTAATGGCAAACTGTTCGCCAACAAAATACTCGATGCCAACCAAGCTGTCCGATACGACAAAGTGCAAGCGCTCCTCTCAGAAACTCGTCAAAGCAGTTTAATCGGTGAGGCGGTAGATATTGGCAGAGCAGCTTCCAAGACTGCGCTTAGTATGTTGTCGAACACGATTTTTTCGGTGGATTTGGCCGATCCGAATTCTGACACGGCTAGGGAATTCAAGGAGACCGCGCGAGATATCACTACTGTGGCAGGAAAACCAAACTTGGTAGATCTTTTTCCTATACTTAAGAAGATCGATCCCCAAGGCGTAAGGCATCGCATGGCGGTTCACCTTGGTAAGCTAATGGACATCTTTGACCGCATGATTAGCGAACGTCTGCAGTTGAGAAAAGTATCTGGCTATATCACGAACAAGGACATGTTAGATACCCTTCTCAACATTAGTGAAGAGAACAGTGAGGAACTGGACAAAGCTAAGATGAAAAGTTTGTTCGTG gACCTATTCGTCGGGGGCACTGATACAACTTCAGCTACACTAGAATGGGCAATGGCAGAGCTACTCCACAATCCAGACGTGGTATCAAAAGCCAAAGCAGAGTTGGAGCAGGTAATTGGCAAGGGGAACCCAGTAGAAGAATCGGATATTACTCGGTTACCTTACGTGCAAGCAATAATCAAAGAAACATTCCGGTTGCACCCGGCTTTTCCTTTCTTGGTACCCAGGAAAGCCGAAGCAGATGTGGAAGTCGATGGCTACGTTATCCCGAAGGGTGCTCAAGTGCTAGTGAATGTGTGGGGTATAGGTCGAGATCCAAGCACATGGGAAAATGTAAACTCATTTATGCCGGAGAGGTTCTTGGGATCAGAAATTGATGTTAAAGGAAGGCACTTTGAGCTTATACCGTTTGGTGGCGGAAGAAGAATATGTCCTGGGATGCCATTGGCGATGCGAATGTTGCACTTGATGTTAGGTTCACTTATCCACAACTTTGATTGGAAGCTTGATGACGGGGTTAAACTTGAGGATATTAGTATGGAAGGTAAGTTTGGCTTAACATATCAGATTGGTAATCCGGTGAGAGTTGTTCCTATTCAAATCTAA